A genomic window from Synechococcus sp. CBW1107 includes:
- the cobN gene encoding cobaltochelatase subunit CobN has product MHRLAAVPGATGDTDGPLYVEQASAPLLLLSSADTDLSSLAGLLRDEPALLRQEVRALNLAALDHPAVIDHYLASSLDDTQLVLVRLLGGRGHWSYGLERLRRWAEGPGRQLVVVAGTSEEESDLAGLGTVAPDLALAIGRCLREGGRTNLRRVLLSLVALLAGEQPDPPQAEPLPDPAPHDWRADPGPRVGLVLYRALQQAGDTGLAEATLAALRQRGLCPRALWVSGLREAGVQRGVADLLGREEVQAVLCTTSFASVQFEEAGLGAPLWEALNVPVLQLLCSSAGRRRWQTSSIGLGPLDLSLQVALPELDGRLTTRVGAFKEAAGCADERLTTALHRYEPDLERLDWIAQLVEAWVNLRGTPPAQRRLSLVLANYPTRNSRLANGVGLDTPASAAAMLHWLTAAGYDLGESEALPPDGQELIRRLLTGRSNDAESGHRAPLDHLPLAVYQRWYAGLPQEGRQLIERRWGSPDQDSGLERTASGDGFPIRGLRFGHIHVLIQPERGYDRDPSLSYHSPDLPPTHAYLAQYLWLREVEGSQLVVHVGKHGNLEWLPGKGLGLSNRCFPEWALGPMPHLYPFIVNDPGEGSQAKRRAQAVILDHLTPPLGRAGLHGPLQTLEALLDEYWEACQLGSGRVEPLRQRLAETLEALELPLEASDLEGRIDRADGYLCELKEAQIRTGLHTYGHLPGPEPLLELLLCLARPPLAEGPGLTQALARDLGLALDPWADPEEDHLDPRDRQLLLTALSPGRPTPGLTAADSAQACRRIGDGVALLEERALQLLRPLLEPLTEAPPCGTITRSVLERVSGDLIPRLLRCGEAEREAFLAGVAGERIAAGPSGAPTRGRPDLLPTGRNFYSVDLRGLPSEAAWDLGRRSAELLLELHLQEEGDDLRQLALSVWGTATMRNGGEDVAQALALMGVRPVWDGPTRRMVDLEVIPLALLGRPRVDVTLRISGLFRDAFPQLVGWINRATALVAALNEAESDNPLAAALIREGHCARVYGSAPGAYGAGLQGLIDSGQWEERSDLGEAYLNWSGWRYEGSGEAIADRSGLEQRLRQVQVVLHNQDNREHDLLDSDDYYQFQGGLSAATERVRGSAPALWFGDHSRHQRPRLHRLERELDKVLRSRVLNPRWIEGMRAHGYKGGFELAASLDYLFAYDASTGRVPDWSYGAICDTWLGDDSLLQFLRQANPWALRDMAERLLEAHNRRLWEGASPEQLEHLRQLVLSSESLVEG; this is encoded by the coding sequence ATGCATCGGCTTGCGGCAGTTCCCGGCGCCACCGGCGACACGGATGGTCCCCTCTATGTGGAGCAGGCTTCAGCGCCCCTGTTGCTGCTGAGCAGCGCCGACACCGACCTCAGCTCCCTCGCGGGCCTGCTGCGTGACGAACCGGCGCTGCTCAGGCAGGAGGTGCGCGCTCTCAACCTCGCGGCCCTGGATCATCCGGCCGTGATCGACCACTATCTGGCCAGCAGCCTGGACGACACCCAGCTGGTGCTGGTGCGGCTGCTGGGGGGCCGTGGCCACTGGAGCTATGGCCTGGAGCGTCTGCGCCGCTGGGCCGAGGGCCCTGGCCGCCAGCTCGTGGTGGTGGCCGGCACCAGCGAAGAAGAGAGCGACCTGGCGGGTCTGGGCACCGTGGCGCCGGACCTGGCCCTGGCGATCGGCCGCTGCCTGCGGGAGGGGGGGCGCACCAACCTGCGCCGGGTGCTCCTCAGCCTCGTGGCCCTGCTGGCGGGGGAGCAGCCCGATCCGCCCCAGGCGGAACCGCTGCCCGATCCTGCCCCCCACGACTGGCGGGCGGATCCCGGACCCCGGGTCGGTCTGGTGCTCTACCGCGCCCTGCAACAAGCAGGCGACACCGGTCTGGCGGAGGCCACCCTGGCGGCCCTGCGCCAGCGCGGCCTCTGTCCCAGGGCCCTGTGGGTGAGCGGCCTGCGCGAGGCCGGGGTGCAACGGGGCGTGGCCGACCTGCTGGGGCGTGAAGAGGTTCAGGCGGTGCTCTGCACCACGTCCTTTGCCTCCGTGCAGTTCGAGGAGGCGGGGCTGGGCGCCCCACTCTGGGAAGCCCTGAACGTGCCGGTGCTGCAACTGCTCTGCAGCAGCGCCGGCCGCCGTCGCTGGCAGACCAGCAGCATCGGGCTGGGCCCCCTGGATCTGAGTCTTCAGGTGGCGCTGCCGGAGCTGGATGGTCGCCTCACCACCCGCGTGGGGGCCTTCAAGGAAGCGGCGGGCTGCGCCGATGAACGGCTCACGACAGCCCTGCACCGCTACGAGCCGGATCTGGAGCGTCTCGACTGGATCGCCCAGCTGGTGGAGGCCTGGGTGAACCTGCGCGGCACTCCCCCGGCCCAGCGGCGCCTGTCGCTGGTGCTCGCCAACTACCCCACCCGCAACAGCCGCCTGGCCAATGGCGTGGGCCTCGATACCCCGGCGAGTGCGGCGGCGATGCTGCACTGGCTGACCGCCGCCGGCTACGACCTCGGAGAGTCGGAGGCACTGCCGCCGGATGGCCAGGAGCTGATCCGCCGGTTGCTGACCGGCCGCAGCAATGACGCCGAAAGCGGCCACCGTGCGCCGCTCGATCACCTCCCCCTGGCCGTCTACCAGCGCTGGTACGCCGGCCTGCCGCAGGAGGGGCGGCAGCTGATCGAGCGGCGCTGGGGTTCACCCGATCAGGACAGCGGACTGGAGCGCACCGCCAGTGGAGACGGTTTCCCGATCCGGGGTCTGCGCTTCGGCCACATCCACGTGCTGATCCAGCCGGAGCGGGGCTACGACCGCGATCCGAGCCTCAGCTACCACAGCCCCGACCTGCCCCCCACCCACGCCTACCTGGCCCAGTACCTGTGGCTTCGGGAGGTGGAGGGATCCCAGCTGGTGGTGCACGTCGGCAAGCACGGCAACCTGGAATGGCTGCCCGGCAAGGGACTGGGTCTCTCGAACCGGTGCTTTCCCGAATGGGCCCTGGGGCCGATGCCCCACCTCTATCCCTTCATCGTCAACGATCCCGGCGAAGGCTCCCAGGCCAAGCGCCGCGCCCAGGCCGTGATCCTCGACCACCTCACCCCACCCCTCGGGAGGGCGGGACTGCACGGACCGCTCCAGACCCTCGAGGCCCTGCTGGATGAATACTGGGAGGCCTGCCAACTGGGCAGCGGACGGGTGGAACCCCTGCGCCAGCGCCTGGCCGAGACCCTCGAGGCTCTCGAGCTGCCGCTGGAGGCCAGCGACCTGGAAGGCCGCATCGATCGCGCCGACGGCTACCTCTGTGAGCTCAAGGAAGCCCAGATCCGTACGGGTCTGCACACCTACGGCCACCTGCCCGGCCCGGAACCGCTGCTGGAGCTGCTGCTCTGCCTGGCGCGCCCGCCCCTGGCCGAGGGACCCGGACTGACCCAGGCCCTGGCGAGGGATCTCGGGCTGGCACTCGACCCCTGGGCCGATCCGGAGGAGGACCACCTGGATCCACGCGACCGTCAGCTGTTGCTGACAGCGCTGTCTCCCGGCAGACCCACGCCCGGCCTCACAGCGGCGGACTCGGCCCAGGCCTGCCGGCGGATCGGGGATGGCGTCGCCCTGCTGGAGGAGCGGGCGCTGCAGCTGCTGCGCCCCCTGCTGGAGCCCCTGACCGAGGCCCCTCCCTGCGGCACCATCACCCGCTCGGTGCTGGAGCGGGTGAGCGGCGATCTGATCCCTCGGCTGCTGCGCTGCGGCGAGGCGGAACGGGAGGCCTTTCTGGCCGGGGTGGCGGGGGAGCGGATTGCCGCCGGTCCCTCCGGTGCCCCCACCCGCGGACGGCCCGACCTGCTCCCCACCGGGCGCAACTTCTACAGCGTCGATCTGCGCGGACTCCCCAGCGAAGCGGCCTGGGACCTGGGCCGGCGCAGCGCCGAGCTCTTGCTGGAGCTGCACCTGCAGGAGGAGGGCGACGACCTGCGCCAGCTGGCCCTGTCGGTCTGGGGCACGGCAACGATGCGCAACGGCGGTGAGGACGTCGCCCAGGCCCTGGCCCTGATGGGGGTGCGACCGGTCTGGGACGGCCCCACCCGGCGGATGGTGGACCTGGAGGTGATCCCGCTGGCGCTGCTGGGGCGCCCGCGGGTGGATGTGACCCTGCGCATCTCCGGCCTCTTCCGGGATGCCTTCCCCCAGCTGGTGGGCTGGATCAACCGGGCCACGGCCCTGGTGGCGGCCCTGAACGAGGCGGAATCCGACAATCCCCTGGCGGCGGCGCTGATCCGCGAAGGTCACTGCGCCAGGGTGTACGGCTCAGCGCCAGGAGCCTACGGGGCTGGACTGCAGGGCCTGATCGACAGCGGCCAGTGGGAGGAGCGCAGCGACCTGGGTGAGGCCTACCTCAACTGGAGCGGCTGGCGCTACGAGGGCAGCGGAGAGGCGATCGCCGACCGCAGCGGCCTGGAGCAGCGACTGCGCCAGGTTCAGGTGGTGCTCCACAACCAGGACAACCGGGAACATGACCTGCTCGATTCCGACGATTACTACCAGTTCCAGGGAGGTCTGAGTGCCGCCACGGAGCGCGTGCGGGGCTCGGCTCCGGCCCTCTGGTTCGGCGATCACTCCCGCCACCAGCGGCCGCGCCTGCATCGGCTGGAGCGGGAACTCGACAAGGTGCTGCGCTCGCGGGTGCTCAATCCCCGCTGGATCGAGGGGATGCGCGCCCATGGGTACAAGGGGGGGTTCGAGCTGGCCGCCAGCCTCGATTACCTCTTCGCCTACGACGCCAGCACCGGCCGGGTGCCGGACTGGAGCTATGGCGCCATCTGTGACACCTGGCTGGGAGATGACAGCCTGCTGCAGTTCCTGCGCCAGGCCAATCCCTGGGCCCTGCGTGACATGGCCGAACGCTTGCTGGAGGCCCACAACCGTCGCCTGTGGGAAGGGGCCAGCCCCGAGCAGCTGGAACATCTCAGGCAGCTGGTGCTCAGCAGTGAGAGCCTGGTGGAGGGCTGA
- a CDS encoding branched-chain amino acid transaminase encodes MQKFLPYAWFQGGCVPFAEATLSVATHALHYGTGAFGGMRALPNPSDPGEILLFRADRHARRLSQSARLLLAELEESTILTAIDAFLQANRPTTPIYLRPFVYTSDLGIAPRLHDIETDFLIYGIELGDYLSPDGVSCRVSSWTRQEDRSLPLRGKISGAYITSSLAKTEAVKSGFDEALLLNSRGKVSEASGMNLFIVRDGVLITPGVDQDILEGITRASILELARDLDIPVIERAVDKTELFVADEVFLSGTAARVTPVRRVETTDLPTQRPVMELLRERLTQITVGNDPSYDHWVTRIRLRD; translated from the coding sequence ATGCAGAAGTTTCTTCCCTACGCCTGGTTCCAGGGCGGTTGTGTTCCGTTCGCGGAGGCCACCCTGTCGGTCGCCACCCATGCCCTCCACTACGGCACCGGAGCTTTCGGCGGGATGCGGGCCCTGCCCAATCCCAGTGATCCGGGCGAAATCCTTCTGTTCCGTGCCGACCGCCATGCCCGCCGGCTCAGCCAGAGCGCCCGGCTTCTGCTGGCGGAGCTGGAGGAGAGCACCATCCTCACGGCGATCGATGCCTTTCTGCAGGCCAATCGCCCCACCACGCCGATCTACCTGCGACCGTTCGTTTACACCAGCGACCTCGGCATCGCGCCCCGGCTGCACGACATCGAGACCGACTTTCTGATCTACGGCATCGAACTGGGGGATTACCTCTCCCCCGACGGAGTCAGCTGCCGCGTCAGCAGCTGGACCCGTCAGGAGGACCGCTCCCTGCCCCTGCGCGGCAAGATCAGCGGCGCCTACATCACCAGCTCCCTGGCCAAGACCGAAGCGGTGAAGAGCGGCTTCGACGAGGCGCTCCTGCTCAACAGCCGCGGCAAGGTCAGCGAGGCCAGCGGCATGAACCTGTTCATCGTGCGCGATGGCGTGCTGATCACCCCCGGGGTCGACCAGGACATCCTCGAGGGCATCACCCGGGCCAGCATCCTGGAGCTGGCCCGGGATCTCGACATCCCGGTGATCGAGCGCGCTGTGGACAAGACCGAGCTGTTCGTGGCCGACGAGGTCTTCCTCAGCGGCACTGCGGCGCGGGTGACCCCTGTGCGGCGTGTGGAGACCACCGATCTGCCCACGCAGCGCCCCGTGATGGAGCTGCTGCGGGAGCGGCTCACCCAGATCACCGTGGGCAACGACCCCAGCTACGACCACTGGGTCACCCGCATCCGACTGCGCGACTGA
- the metH gene encoding methionine synthase, translated as MTALVGGTAEARTGTRRIGFLEHLHGPGRPVVVFDGATGTSLQQMDLSAEDFGGAALEGCNENLVFTRPDAVQAVHRQFLEAGCDVIETDTFGAASIVLAEYGLEDQALALNKRAAELAREMADRYSTPAKPRFVAGSMGPTTKLPTLGHIDFDTMKASFREQAAGLLAGDVDLFIVETCQDVLQIKAALQGLEEAFEAAGQRRPLMVSVTMETTGTMLVGSDIAAVVSILEPFPIDVLGLNCATGPEQMKAHIRYLSEHSPFVISCIPNAGLPENVGGVAHYRLTPLELRMQLLHFVEDLGVQVIGGCCGTTPSHIAALAELAADLKPRPRPVRLPEQRLQRPALQWEPAAASIYGITPYHQDNSFLIIGERLNASGSRKVRDLLNAEDWDGLVALARGQIKENAHVLDVNVDFVGRDGEKDMHDLVSRLVTNVNLPLMLDSTEWQKMEAGLKVAGGKCILNSTNYEDGDERFFKVLELARRYGAGVVVGTIDEQGMARTAERKFAIAQRAYRDALEYGIPAHEIFYDPLALPISTGIEEDRRNAAATIEAIRLIRQNLPGVHVVLGVSNVSFGLSPAARIVLNSVFLHECCEAGLDAAIVSPAKILPLARITEEHQQVCRDLINDSRRFESEEQGAICTYDPLTVLTGLFEGVSAKEARASGPSLADLPVEERLRQHIIDGERIGLEPALQEAMASHPPLQIINTFLLDGMKVVGELFGSGQMQLPFVLQSAETMKAAVAFLEPYMEKVDGVSSAKAKFLIATVKGDVHDIGKNLVDIILTNNGYEVINLGIKQGVEAIIEAQHLHQADCIAMSGLLVKSTAFMKDNLQAFNEAGITVPVILGGAALTPRFVQKDCRSVYNGQVIYGRDAFADLRFMDAFTEARKGGQWDDRLGFLAGAPAGLGLDTDPGPAAEPDAAAAEVVSAVDQASPATASAPEPSSHRSEAVPEEPAVVPPFLGSRLIRDAEIPLDEVFAYLDRNALFAGQWQLRKSQEQSREAYEAMLAEKAEPVLQAWIERCRQEHLLTPRVAYGYFPCGREGNALVVFDPDGQQRALGRFELPRQRGGNRYCVADFFRDLSDGGPSDVLPMQAVTMGERASAYARELFAADRYTDYLYFHGLGVQMAEALAEWTHARIRRELGFAAEEPSALRDVLAQRYRGSRYSFGYPACPNVADSRQQLAWLDAGRIGLTMDESDQLEPEQSTTALVAVHSRARYFSA; from the coding sequence ATGACGGCACTGGTTGGCGGGACGGCGGAGGCAAGGACAGGGACCCGCAGGATCGGGTTCCTGGAGCATCTGCATGGCCCCGGCCGGCCCGTGGTCGTGTTCGACGGCGCCACAGGCACATCGCTGCAGCAGATGGATCTGAGCGCCGAGGATTTCGGTGGCGCCGCGCTTGAGGGCTGCAACGAGAATCTGGTCTTCACCCGTCCCGACGCCGTGCAGGCCGTGCACCGTCAGTTCCTCGAGGCGGGCTGCGATGTGATCGAAACCGACACGTTCGGGGCGGCCTCGATCGTGCTGGCGGAATACGGGCTGGAGGATCAGGCTCTGGCCCTCAACAAGCGGGCCGCTGAGCTGGCCCGTGAGATGGCCGATCGCTACAGCACCCCCGCCAAGCCCAGGTTCGTGGCGGGCTCCATGGGCCCCACCACCAAGCTGCCGACCCTCGGCCACATCGACTTCGACACGATGAAGGCCTCCTTCCGCGAGCAGGCGGCGGGGCTGCTGGCCGGGGATGTCGATCTGTTCATCGTCGAGACCTGCCAGGACGTGCTGCAGATCAAGGCGGCGCTCCAGGGCCTTGAGGAGGCCTTTGAGGCTGCAGGCCAGCGCCGGCCCCTGATGGTCTCGGTCACGATGGAGACCACCGGCACGATGCTGGTGGGCTCCGATATCGCCGCCGTCGTCTCCATCCTGGAGCCCTTTCCGATCGACGTGCTCGGCCTGAACTGCGCCACCGGTCCGGAGCAGATGAAGGCTCATATCCGCTACCTGAGCGAGCACAGTCCGTTCGTGATCAGCTGCATTCCCAATGCCGGACTTCCCGAGAATGTGGGCGGTGTGGCCCACTACCGGCTCACGCCTCTCGAGCTGCGCATGCAGCTGCTCCACTTCGTCGAGGATCTGGGCGTGCAGGTGATCGGTGGCTGCTGCGGCACCACCCCCAGCCACATCGCGGCTCTGGCCGAGCTGGCGGCAGACCTGAAGCCCAGACCCCGCCCCGTGCGCCTGCCGGAGCAACGGCTGCAGAGGCCCGCCCTGCAGTGGGAGCCGGCGGCGGCCTCGATCTACGGGATCACGCCCTACCACCAGGACAATTCCTTCCTGATCATCGGCGAGCGGCTCAATGCCAGCGGCTCCAGAAAGGTGCGCGATCTGCTCAACGCCGAGGACTGGGACGGGCTGGTGGCCCTGGCCCGCGGCCAGATCAAGGAAAACGCCCATGTGCTGGATGTCAACGTCGACTTTGTCGGCCGCGACGGCGAGAAAGACATGCATGACCTGGTCAGTCGCCTGGTCACCAATGTGAATCTGCCACTGATGCTGGATTCAACGGAGTGGCAGAAAATGGAGGCCGGGCTGAAAGTGGCCGGCGGCAAGTGCATCCTCAACTCCACCAACTATGAAGACGGTGACGAGCGCTTCTTCAAGGTGCTGGAGCTGGCCCGCCGCTATGGCGCCGGTGTGGTGGTGGGCACGATCGATGAGCAGGGCATGGCGCGCACAGCCGAGCGCAAGTTCGCCATTGCCCAGCGGGCCTACCGCGACGCTTTGGAGTATGGAATCCCGGCCCATGAGATCTTCTATGACCCCCTCGCCCTGCCCATCTCCACAGGCATTGAGGAGGACCGCCGCAATGCCGCCGCCACGATCGAGGCCATCCGTCTGATTCGTCAGAATCTTCCCGGCGTTCATGTGGTGCTGGGGGTGAGCAATGTGAGCTTCGGGCTCTCTCCTGCTGCAAGGATCGTGCTCAATTCCGTCTTTCTGCACGAGTGCTGCGAGGCCGGTCTGGATGCCGCCATCGTCAGCCCCGCCAAGATTCTTCCCCTCGCCAGGATCACCGAGGAGCATCAACAGGTCTGCCGTGATCTGATCAACGACAGCCGCCGTTTCGAATCGGAGGAGCAGGGGGCGATCTGCACCTACGACCCCCTCACCGTTCTGACCGGACTCTTCGAGGGGGTGAGTGCGAAAGAGGCGAGGGCATCGGGTCCGAGCCTGGCTGATCTTCCTGTGGAGGAGCGGCTGCGTCAGCACATCATCGATGGCGAGCGCATCGGACTGGAGCCCGCCCTTCAGGAGGCCATGGCCAGCCACCCGCCGCTGCAGATCATCAACACCTTTCTGCTCGATGGCATGAAGGTGGTCGGGGAGCTGTTCGGCTCCGGTCAGATGCAACTCCCGTTCGTGCTGCAGAGCGCTGAAACGATGAAAGCGGCCGTGGCTTTTCTTGAGCCCTACATGGAGAAGGTCGACGGGGTGAGCAGCGCCAAGGCCAAGTTTCTGATCGCCACCGTCAAGGGTGACGTGCACGACATCGGCAAGAACCTCGTCGACATCATTCTGACCAACAATGGTTATGAGGTGATCAATCTTGGCATCAAGCAGGGGGTGGAAGCCATCATCGAAGCCCAGCATCTTCACCAGGCCGATTGCATCGCCATGAGTGGATTGCTGGTGAAATCTACCGCCTTCATGAAGGATAACCTGCAGGCTTTCAATGAAGCGGGCATCACCGTTCCAGTGATCCTTGGGGGGGCGGCTCTGACACCGCGTTTCGTCCAGAAGGATTGTCGCTCTGTTTACAACGGTCAGGTGATCTATGGCCGCGATGCCTTTGCCGATCTGCGCTTCATGGATGCGTTCACGGAAGCGCGAAAGGGCGGCCAGTGGGATGACCGTCTCGGATTCCTGGCCGGCGCCCCCGCGGGCCTGGGCCTGGATACCGACCCCGGGCCAGCCGCTGAGCCCGACGCTGCCGCCGCCGAGGTGGTGAGCGCGGTCGATCAAGCCTCACCAGCGACAGCCAGCGCGCCCGAGCCCAGCAGCCATCGCTCCGAGGCGGTGCCCGAGGAGCCTGCCGTGGTCCCCCCCTTCCTGGGCAGTCGTCTGATCCGGGACGCCGAGATTCCTCTCGATGAGGTGTTCGCCTATCTCGATCGCAATGCCCTGTTCGCCGGCCAGTGGCAGCTGCGCAAGAGCCAGGAGCAGAGCCGTGAGGCCTACGAGGCGATGCTGGCCGAGAAGGCCGAACCGGTGCTGCAGGCCTGGATCGAGCGCTGCCGTCAGGAGCACCTGCTCACCCCCAGGGTCGCCTACGGCTATTTCCCCTGCGGCCGCGAGGGCAATGCACTGGTGGTGTTTGATCCCGATGGCCAGCAGCGGGCGCTCGGACGCTTCGAACTGCCGCGCCAGCGGGGCGGCAACCGCTACTGCGTCGCCGATTTCTTCCGCGATCTCAGCGATGGCGGGCCCAGTGATGTGCTGCCGATGCAGGCGGTGACCATGGGAGAGCGGGCCAGTGCCTATGCCCGGGAGCTGTTCGCCGCTGACCGCTACACCGACTACCTCTACTTCCATGGCCTTGGCGTGCAGATGGCCGAGGCGCTGGCGGAGTGGACCCATGCCCGCATCCGCCGGGAGCTGGGCTTCGCGGCGGAGGAACCGTCGGCTCTGCGCGATGTGCTCGCCCAGCGGTACCGCGGCAGCCGCTACTCCTTCGGCTATCCGGCCTGCCCCAATGTGGCCGATTCCCGCCAGCAGCTGGCCTGGCTCGATGCCGGCCGCATCGGCCTGACCATGGATGAAAGCGATCAGCTCGAGCCCGAGCAGAGCACCACCGCCCTGGTGGCGGTTCACAGCCGGGCCCGCTATTTCAGCGCCTGA
- a CDS encoding DUF4090 family protein: MAIAGPDGVDAAIAAGVDLDGSPIPAEMLSLYNEVMALEAQRARSGVRKSMRNRVVKTGSKHLDQATLDARLRAAGWDGLKAKEIDFFYS; the protein is encoded by the coding sequence ATGGCGATCGCCGGTCCTGATGGTGTCGATGCGGCGATCGCCGCCGGAGTCGATCTCGATGGGAGCCCCATCCCTGCCGAAATGCTCAGCCTCTACAACGAGGTGATGGCCCTGGAAGCCCAGCGGGCCCGCAGCGGCGTGCGCAAGTCGATGCGCAACCGCGTGGTCAAGACCGGCTCCAAGCATCTCGATCAGGCCACTCTCGATGCCCGTCTCAGGGCTGCCGGCTGGGACGGCCTCAAGGCCAAGGAGATCGACTTCTTCTACAGCTGA
- a CDS encoding DUF2237 domain-containing protein: MTGWYRDGHCRTDPSDLGRHTVCCVITDLFLRYSLSQGNDLSTPRPAYGFPGLRAGDLWCVCAPRWLEAHDDGVAPPVRLEATEASSLELIPLELLQAFAHSASPQA, encoded by the coding sequence ATGACCGGCTGGTACCGCGACGGCCACTGCCGCACCGATCCCTCCGACCTTGGCCGCCACACGGTCTGTTGCGTCATCACCGATCTGTTTCTGCGCTACTCCCTCTCCCAGGGCAACGACCTGAGCACCCCCAGGCCCGCCTATGGGTTTCCGGGCCTCAGGGCGGGCGACCTTTGGTGCGTCTGCGCTCCCCGCTGGCTCGAGGCCCACGACGACGGTGTGGCTCCGCCGGTGAGGCTGGAGGCCACCGAGGCCTCCAGCCTGGAGCTGATCCCCCTGGAGCTGCTTCAGGCCTTCGCCCATTCCGCCTCCCCCCAGGCCTGA
- a CDS encoding SDR family NAD(P)-dependent oxidoreductase has translation MSSTPASGAGAPEEPQGLEHWQGDALVVGGGGIGLALLEALAQRAPGLRLWATSRRPWPAGSVVPPERVLDLDLTDDSSLEACTSRLQDEDVRLRLVINTAGLLHDGALQPEKRLQQLRRDSLQRLFSVNAYGPVLLARALEPLLPRQKPLHFASLSARVGSIGDNRLGGWYGYRAAKAAQNQLLRCLALEWERRLPLACVSLLHPGTTATALSEPFRRSVPAEQLFTPERAAHHLLAVIAAQTPAHSGRFLAWDGTLIPW, from the coding sequence ATGTCGTCGACCCCAGCCTCGGGAGCTGGAGCCCCTGAGGAGCCCCAGGGGCTTGAGCACTGGCAGGGGGATGCCCTGGTGGTGGGCGGCGGCGGGATCGGCCTGGCCCTGCTCGAGGCTCTGGCACAGCGGGCGCCCGGCCTGAGGCTGTGGGCCACCAGCCGGCGGCCTTGGCCGGCCGGGAGCGTGGTGCCGCCCGAACGGGTGCTTGACCTCGATCTCACGGACGATTCCAGCCTCGAAGCCTGCACCAGCCGGCTGCAGGATGAAGACGTGCGCCTGCGGCTGGTGATCAACACCGCCGGTCTGCTCCACGACGGCGCGCTGCAGCCGGAGAAACGACTGCAGCAGCTGCGACGGGACTCGCTGCAGCGCCTGTTCAGCGTGAATGCCTATGGCCCGGTGCTGCTGGCCAGGGCCCTGGAGCCCCTGCTGCCCCGCCAGAAACCGCTGCACTTCGCCAGCCTCTCGGCCCGGGTGGGCAGCATCGGCGACAACCGCCTGGGGGGATGGTACGGCTACAGAGCCGCCAAGGCCGCCCAGAACCAGTTGTTGCGCTGCCTGGCCCTGGAATGGGAGCGGCGTCTGCCCCTGGCCTGCGTGAGCCTGCTGCATCCGGGCACCACCGCCACGGCGCTCTCGGAACCCTTCCGCCGCTCGGTGCCGGCCGAGCAGCTGTTCACTCCAGAGCGGGCCGCCCACCACCTGCTCGCTGTGATCGCCGCCCAGACACCAGCCCACTCCGGCCGCTTTCTGGCCTGGGACGGGACACTCATTCCCTGGTGA
- a CDS encoding NAD(P)H-dependent glycerol-3-phosphate dehydrogenase yields the protein MALSIGIYGQGAWGRALGQVFQQGGHRLRTWSRRDGGEPAALLADQDVIVCAIAMAGVPELSQRLSSHWPPGLPLISCTKGLNLQQRLTASQLWQRSIPSLSSLVLSGPNLAGELQGGLPAASVLASLHSDLARSLQQDLSSDQLRLYTNTDPIGTELSGALKNVMAVAAGVCDGLGLGANAKASLLTRGLAEMGRLSQQLGGDPDTLYGLAGLGDLLATANSRLSRNYRFGLHLAEGLSAEEAIRVIGATVEGPSTAVAALALGEQGGARLPICAQVVGLIEGRITPSEAVRALMERDLKPEER from the coding sequence ATGGCACTGAGCATCGGCATCTACGGGCAAGGCGCTTGGGGCCGCGCCCTTGGCCAGGTGTTCCAGCAGGGCGGTCACCGGCTCAGGACCTGGTCGCGCCGTGACGGCGGTGAACCTGCCGCGCTGCTGGCGGATCAGGATGTGATCGTCTGCGCCATCGCCATGGCCGGCGTTCCGGAGCTCTCCCAGCGGCTCTCGTCCCACTGGCCCCCGGGGCTGCCGTTGATCAGCTGCACCAAGGGACTGAATCTTCAGCAGCGCCTCACCGCGTCCCAGCTCTGGCAGCGCTCGATCCCGTCGCTGTCCAGCCTGGTGCTCAGTGGACCCAACCTGGCCGGTGAGCTGCAGGGGGGGCTGCCGGCGGCCAGTGTGCTGGCTTCGCTTCACTCGGATCTGGCCCGGTCGCTGCAGCAGGACCTCAGCAGTGATCAACTCCGGCTTTACACCAACACCGATCCGATCGGCACCGAACTCTCCGGTGCCCTCAAGAACGTGATGGCCGTGGCGGCCGGTGTCTGCGATGGCCTGGGCCTCGGAGCCAATGCCAAGGCCTCCCTGCTCACCCGTGGGCTGGCGGAGATGGGCCGCCTCAGCCAGCAGCTGGGCGGCGACCCCGACACGCTCTACGGCCTGGCCGGACTGGGGGATCTGCTGGCCACGGCCAACAGCCGCCTCAGCCGCAACTATCGCTTCGGTCTGCACCTGGCGGAGGGACTCTCCGCCGAGGAGGCGATCCGGGTCATCGGGGCCACGGTGGAGGGCCCATCGACGGCCGTCGCGGCCCTGGCGCTGGGGGAGCAGGGCGGGGCCCGCCTGCCGATCTGCGCTCAGGTGGTCGGTCTGATCGAGGGACGCATCACCCCCTCCGAGGCGGTTCGTGCCCTGATGGAGCGGGATCTGAAACCCGAGGAACGATGA